The following proteins come from a genomic window of Streptomyces sp. Sge12:
- a CDS encoding ABC transporter ATP-binding protein, which yields MAAGTAAPLLEVRDLSVTFTTGRGTVRAVDSIGFTVEAGRTLGIVGESGSGKSVTSLAVMGLHRGPVEVTGSVALAGRELTGLPERELSKVRGRRIAMIFQDPLSSLHPYYTVGEQIAEHFRVHFKAGRSAARKRAVDMLGEVGIPEPARRAGEYPHQFSGGMRQRAMIAMALACEPDLLIADEPTTALDVTVQAQILELIARLQQERGLGVVMITHDLGVVARVAHEVLVMYGGRAAEQAPVDALFADPAHPYTRGLLDSLPRLDTADDAPLPFIPGSPPSLLAPAPGCAFAPRCPVAAAGPDERSARCAGERPALGPYGAPGRLAACHFAGSAATSPGGSAARFPSTAPEVSR from the coding sequence ATGGCAGCCGGCACCGCCGCGCCGCTCCTCGAAGTACGCGACCTGAGCGTCACGTTCACCACCGGGCGGGGGACCGTACGGGCCGTCGACTCGATCGGCTTCACCGTCGAGGCCGGCCGGACCCTCGGCATCGTCGGCGAGTCCGGCTCCGGCAAGTCCGTCACCTCGCTCGCCGTCATGGGCCTGCACCGCGGCCCGGTCGAGGTCACCGGCTCCGTGGCGCTCGCCGGCCGGGAACTGACCGGGCTCCCGGAACGGGAACTGTCCAAGGTCCGTGGCCGCCGGATCGCCATGATCTTCCAGGACCCGCTCTCCAGCCTGCACCCCTACTACACGGTCGGCGAGCAGATCGCCGAGCACTTCCGGGTGCACTTCAAAGCCGGCCGCTCCGCCGCCCGCAAGCGTGCGGTCGACATGCTCGGCGAGGTCGGCATCCCGGAACCGGCCCGCCGCGCGGGGGAGTACCCGCACCAGTTCTCCGGAGGCATGCGCCAGCGCGCGATGATCGCCATGGCGCTGGCCTGCGAACCCGACCTGCTGATCGCCGACGAGCCGACCACCGCCCTGGACGTCACCGTGCAGGCGCAGATCCTGGAACTGATCGCGCGGCTCCAGCAGGAGCGCGGCCTCGGCGTCGTGATGATCACCCACGACCTGGGGGTCGTCGCGCGCGTCGCCCACGAGGTGCTCGTCATGTACGGCGGCCGGGCCGCCGAACAGGCCCCGGTCGACGCACTGTTCGCCGACCCCGCCCACCCCTACACTCGGGGGCTGCTCGACTCGCTGCCCCGCCTCGACACCGCCGACGACGCCCCCCTGCCCTTCATCCCCGGCTCCCCGCCCTCCCTGCTCGCACCCGCCCCCGGCTGCGCCTTCGCCCCGCGCTGCCCCGTCGCCGCCGCCGGCCCGGACGAACGCAGCGCGCGCTGCGCGGGCGAGCGGCCCGCACTCGGCCCGTACGGCGCACCGGGGCGGCTGGCGGCCTGCCATTTCGCGGGATCCGCCGCGACCTCACCGGGCGGCTCCGCGGCCCGGTTCCCTTCGACCGCCCCGGAGGTGTCCCGATGA
- a CDS encoding ABC transporter permease, with translation MILYLARRLLALAGVLLAIAAVTFLIFYVLPADPAAAACGKTCSAERLADVRAYLGLDQPLWQQFGDFLTGIFTGRTLGTGQYAVVCDFPCLGYSYENSLPVWDLLMDRLPVSASLAVGAAALWLVLGLGAGVTAALRKDTATDKALMVGAVAAASLPVYFTSVMLIYGVIRIAGLLPYPTYRAFTDNPLAWASNLALPWIALALLYAAMYARQSRGSMIEAMAEPYIRTARAKGMPERTVVVKHGLRSGMTPIVTIFGMDLGGLLAGAVITESIFGLPGIGRLFYGALVNSDQPVVLGVTLLAAFFIVVANLLVDLLYAVIDPRVRY, from the coding sequence TTGATCCTCTACCTCGCCCGCCGGCTGCTCGCCCTCGCCGGGGTGCTCCTCGCCATCGCCGCCGTCACCTTCCTCATCTTCTACGTCCTGCCCGCCGATCCGGCCGCGGCCGCCTGCGGCAAGACCTGCAGCGCCGAGCGCCTGGCCGACGTACGGGCGTACCTGGGCCTCGACCAGCCCCTGTGGCAGCAGTTCGGCGACTTCCTGACCGGCATCTTCACCGGCCGCACCCTCGGCACCGGCCAGTACGCCGTCGTCTGCGACTTCCCCTGCCTGGGCTACAGCTACGAGAACTCGCTGCCCGTGTGGGACCTGCTGATGGACCGGCTCCCGGTCTCCGCGTCCCTCGCCGTCGGCGCCGCCGCGCTGTGGCTGGTCCTCGGCCTCGGCGCCGGGGTCACCGCCGCCCTGCGCAAGGACACCGCCACCGACAAGGCCCTCATGGTCGGCGCGGTCGCCGCCGCCTCCCTGCCCGTGTACTTCACCTCCGTGATGCTCATCTACGGGGTCATCCGCATCGCCGGGCTGCTGCCCTACCCCACCTACCGGGCCTTCACCGACAACCCGCTCGCCTGGGCCTCGAACCTGGCCCTGCCCTGGATCGCCCTCGCCCTGCTCTACGCCGCCATGTACGCCCGCCAGAGCCGCGGCTCGATGATCGAGGCGATGGCCGAACCGTACATCCGCACCGCCCGGGCCAAAGGCATGCCCGAGCGCACGGTCGTCGTCAAACACGGGCTGCGCTCCGGGATGACCCCGATCGTCACCATCTTCGGCATGGACCTCGGCGGACTGCTCGCTGGAGCCGTCATCACCGAGTCCATCTTCGGACTCCCGGGAATCGGGCGGCTGTTCTACGGCGCCCTCGTCAACTCCGACCAGCCCGTCGTCCTCGGGGTCACCCTCCTCGCCGCCTTCTTCATCGTCGTCGCCAACCTCCTCGTCGACCTCCTGTACGCCGTCATCGACCCGAGAGTGAGGTACTGA
- a CDS encoding ABC transporter permease, whose protein sequence is MTATPPTAATAVSDASDASAATAADAAGPAGPEAPDLPPGSSPWQLARRELRRRPAVRVSLGVVLLFVLMAVTAPWLGALGGWSPNEFDKTAIDPYLGGQPLGALGGISPEHWLGVEPVTGRDLFARVIHGAQVSLLIAFAATAIVVVAGTAAGIAAGYFGGRTDTALSRLMDLTMSFPSLIFMIAMLSVAKDVNRIVLMTAVIGVFGWPGVARVVRGQTLSLKHREYVDAARVAGSGPWRILTRDILPGVSGPVIAYTTLLIPGMISTEAALSYLGVGVRPPTPSWGQMIAESVAYYETDPMYFVIPSVFLFLAVLAFTLLGDALRDILDPRGGRS, encoded by the coding sequence ATGACCGCCACCCCGCCCACCGCCGCAACCGCCGTATCCGACGCGTCCGACGCGTCCGCCGCAACCGCCGCGGACGCGGCCGGTCCGGCCGGCCCGGAGGCGCCGGACCTCCCCCCGGGGAGCAGCCCCTGGCAGCTCGCCCGGCGGGAGCTCCGCCGCCGCCCCGCCGTCCGCGTCAGCCTCGGCGTCGTCCTCCTCTTCGTCCTCATGGCCGTGACCGCCCCCTGGCTGGGCGCCCTCGGCGGCTGGTCCCCGAACGAGTTCGACAAGACCGCCATCGACCCCTACCTCGGGGGCCAGCCGCTCGGCGCCCTCGGCGGGATCAGCCCCGAGCACTGGCTCGGCGTCGAACCCGTCACCGGCCGCGACCTGTTCGCCCGCGTCATCCACGGCGCGCAGGTCTCCCTCCTGATCGCCTTCGCCGCCACCGCCATCGTGGTGGTCGCCGGCACCGCCGCCGGAATCGCCGCCGGCTACTTCGGCGGGCGCACCGACACGGCTCTGTCCCGGCTCATGGACCTGACCATGTCCTTCCCCTCCCTCATCTTCATGATCGCGATGCTGTCCGTGGCCAAGGACGTCAACCGGATCGTGCTGATGACCGCCGTCATCGGCGTCTTCGGCTGGCCCGGCGTCGCCCGCGTCGTCCGCGGCCAGACCCTCTCCCTCAAACACCGCGAGTACGTCGACGCCGCCCGCGTCGCCGGCTCCGGCCCCTGGCGGATCCTGACCCGCGACATCCTCCCGGGCGTCTCGGGCCCCGTCATCGCCTACACCACCCTGCTGATCCCCGGAATGATCAGCACCGAGGCCGCCCTCAGCTACCTCGGCGTCGGTGTCCGCCCGCCCACCCCGTCCTGGGGCCAGATGATCGCCGAGTCCGTGGCCTACTACGAGACCGACCCCATGTACTTCGTCATCCCCAGCGTCTTCCTCTTCCTCGCCGTGCTCGCCTTCACCCTCCTCGGCGACGCCCTGCGCGACATCCTCGACCCGAGGGGCGGCCGCAGTTGA
- a CDS encoding ABC transporter substrate-binding protein: MTKRTQLALATALVAALALGASGCSDTKKGTSGAGGTNPAAANDGKILGGTPAKGGTLTVLSNQDFAHLDPARNWTMPTMDFGTRLLYRTLVTFKAEPGKAGSELVPDLATDLGTPSNGGRTWTFTLKEGVKYEDGSPVKAQDIKYNVERSFSPDLTGGPDYAAQYLAGTEGYKGPLQGQHLDSVKTPDDRTIVFELKRPVAEFSATATLPTFAPVPQSQEKGTQYDARPFSSGPYKIESYDRDKKLVLVRNEHWDPGTDTVRKAYPDRFVVVMGLKGGQIDDRIIAGEGADASTVQYADMRPESAPKVLPKPEVKARLLAESQGCTEMLHLNNSRAPFNDPKVREAMQYAVDKEAVVTAGGGPALNEVATAYLPPALSGGKQADVLKIAPAGDPAKAKELLKAAGKETLQVSLSVSTGDKGKAEAIQQGLSRAGIEVVIDTVDPGAYYDVIGDLSTTPDMTLTGWCPDYPSGSTWIPFVFDGRTIKEKGNQGNYSQFRDEATMKRIDEINAMADAKEANQAWIDLDAALMAKSPNVPLLLERKPLLVGTNIAGAFGHPVWTGTIDYGTVGLKDPSKSQG; encoded by the coding sequence ATGACCAAGCGCACCCAACTCGCCCTCGCCACCGCCCTGGTGGCAGCACTCGCACTCGGCGCCTCGGGCTGCTCCGACACCAAGAAGGGCACCTCCGGTGCGGGCGGCACCAACCCGGCCGCCGCCAACGACGGGAAGATCCTCGGCGGCACCCCGGCCAAGGGCGGCACCCTCACCGTCCTGTCCAACCAGGACTTCGCCCACCTCGACCCCGCGCGCAACTGGACCATGCCGACGATGGACTTCGGCACCCGGCTCCTCTACCGCACGCTCGTCACCTTCAAGGCCGAACCCGGCAAGGCCGGCAGCGAACTGGTCCCCGACCTCGCCACCGACCTCGGCACCCCCTCCAACGGCGGCCGCACCTGGACCTTCACCCTCAAGGAGGGCGTGAAGTACGAGGACGGCAGCCCGGTCAAGGCCCAGGACATCAAGTACAACGTCGAGCGCTCCTTCAGCCCCGACCTGACCGGCGGCCCCGACTACGCCGCCCAGTACCTGGCCGGGACCGAGGGCTACAAGGGCCCGCTCCAAGGGCAGCACCTGGACTCCGTCAAGACGCCCGACGACCGCACGATCGTCTTCGAACTGAAGCGCCCGGTGGCCGAGTTCTCCGCGACCGCCACCCTCCCGACCTTCGCCCCCGTGCCCCAGTCCCAGGAGAAGGGCACCCAGTACGACGCCCGCCCGTTCTCCTCCGGCCCGTACAAGATCGAGTCGTACGACCGCGACAAGAAGCTCGTCCTGGTCCGCAACGAGCACTGGGACCCGGGCACCGACACCGTCCGCAAGGCCTACCCCGACCGGTTCGTGGTCGTCATGGGCCTCAAGGGCGGCCAGATCGACGACCGGATCATCGCCGGGGAGGGCGCGGACGCCTCCACCGTCCAGTACGCCGACATGCGACCCGAGAGCGCACCCAAGGTGCTGCCCAAGCCCGAGGTCAAGGCCCGGCTGCTCGCCGAGTCCCAGGGCTGCACGGAGATGCTCCACCTGAACAACTCCCGCGCCCCCTTCAACGACCCGAAGGTCCGCGAGGCCATGCAGTACGCCGTCGACAAGGAGGCCGTCGTCACCGCGGGCGGCGGCCCGGCCCTCAACGAGGTCGCCACCGCCTATCTCCCCCCGGCCCTCTCCGGCGGCAAGCAGGCCGACGTCCTGAAGATCGCCCCGGCCGGCGACCCGGCCAAGGCCAAGGAACTCCTCAAGGCCGCCGGCAAGGAGACCCTGCAGGTGTCCCTGTCCGTCTCCACCGGCGACAAGGGCAAGGCCGAGGCCATTCAGCAGGGCCTGTCCCGCGCGGGCATCGAGGTCGTCATCGACACCGTCGACCCGGGCGCCTACTACGACGTCATCGGCGACCTCTCCACCACCCCCGACATGACTCTCACCGGCTGGTGCCCCGACTACCCCTCCGGCTCCACCTGGATCCCGTTCGTCTTCGACGGACGCACCATCAAGGAGAAGGGCAACCAGGGCAACTACAGCCAGTTCCGCGACGAGGCGACCATGAAGCGGATCGACGAGATCAACGCCATGGCCGACGCCAAGGAGGCCAACCAGGCCTGGATCGACCTCGACGCGGCCCTGATGGCCAAGTCCCCCAACGTCCCGCTCCTCCTGGAGCGCAAGCCGCTCCTGGTCGGCACCAACATCGCCGGCGCCTTCGGCCACCCCGTGTGGACCGGCACGATCGACTACGGCACCGTCGGCCTCAAGGACCCCTCGAAGAGCCAGGGCTGA
- a CDS encoding GntR family transcriptional regulator produces MGDLKQHSLIKAQERLRDQVGHALRAALIAGELRPGSVYSAPGLAAELGVSATPVREAMLDLAREGLVEPVRNKGFRITEVSERDLDQFTELRTMIEVPTIGRITKIATAEQLEALRPIAEEIVSSAREHNLIGYLEADRRFHLSLLALAGNDRLVETVGDLRKRSRLYGLTGLDEAGKLVSSAEEHIELLDLMIGGDAEAAQECMLRHLGHVRSLWAQGRDEPVGRVPGGLGSGLQ; encoded by the coding sequence ATGGGTGACCTGAAGCAGCACAGTCTCATCAAGGCCCAGGAACGACTCCGCGACCAGGTCGGCCACGCACTCCGAGCCGCGCTGATAGCGGGTGAGCTGCGCCCGGGGAGCGTCTACTCCGCACCCGGCCTCGCGGCCGAACTCGGCGTCTCGGCCACCCCGGTGCGCGAGGCCATGCTCGACCTGGCCCGGGAGGGTCTCGTCGAGCCGGTCCGCAACAAGGGCTTTCGGATCACCGAGGTCAGCGAGCGCGACCTGGACCAGTTCACCGAGCTGCGCACGATGATCGAGGTGCCGACCATCGGCCGGATCACGAAGATCGCCACGGCCGAGCAGCTGGAGGCCCTGCGCCCCATCGCCGAGGAGATCGTCAGCAGCGCGCGCGAGCACAACCTCATCGGCTACCTGGAGGCCGACCGCCGCTTCCACCTGTCCCTGCTGGCCCTCGCGGGCAACGACCGGCTCGTGGAGACGGTCGGTGACCTGCGCAAGCGCTCCCGGCTGTACGGCCTGACCGGCCTGGACGAGGCGGGCAAGCTGGTCTCCTCGGCCGAGGAGCACATCGAACTGCTCGACCTGATGATCGGCGGCGACGCCGAGGCGGCGCAGGAGTGCATGCTCCGCCACCTCGGCCACGTCCGCTCGCTGTGGGCCCAGGGCCGCGACGAGCCGGTCGGCCGCGTACCCGGCGGCCTCGGCTCGGGCCTCCAGTAG